Proteins from a genomic interval of Rhodococcoides fascians A25f:
- a CDS encoding universal stress protein has product MSVLIAFAPGKGSVGALDLGAQLARSSGTDIDVATVVPKPWSTPSMARVDAEFADWAAVTAAESESKARHYLEDRAPDISASFHRLAHRSVSTALTEAAQNLSASVLVLGSSGDGALGQVVVGSTADKLLHSSPVTVALAPRGYRMRERATLTRITCAFSGDSEASRVVGPTAELARDAGIPLRLASFVVRGATMYPPEVGLRAEDDVAAELARGLSEALTAAVDDAVAVGLPAEQVTTELATAGSWREALDELHWQDGEVLTIGSSGPLGPIARVFLGSRATKIIRHSPVPILVLPRR; this is encoded by the coding sequence TACCGACATCGACGTTGCGACGGTGGTGCCCAAGCCGTGGTCCACGCCGTCGATGGCACGCGTCGATGCCGAGTTCGCGGATTGGGCGGCGGTGACGGCAGCCGAGTCGGAATCGAAGGCGCGCCACTACCTGGAGGACCGGGCCCCCGACATCTCAGCATCGTTCCATCGTCTGGCACACCGCTCGGTATCGACGGCGTTGACCGAAGCGGCACAGAACCTTTCGGCGTCGGTTCTGGTACTCGGTTCCTCGGGGGACGGGGCGCTCGGGCAAGTTGTCGTCGGGTCGACCGCGGACAAGCTCCTGCACTCCTCGCCGGTGACGGTAGCGCTCGCTCCGCGTGGCTATCGCATGCGTGAACGTGCGACGCTGACGCGGATCACCTGCGCGTTCTCCGGTGACAGCGAGGCCTCGCGTGTGGTGGGACCCACCGCGGAACTGGCCAGGGATGCCGGCATTCCACTGCGATTGGCGTCGTTCGTCGTCCGCGGGGCAACGATGTACCCACCCGAGGTCGGACTGCGAGCCGAGGACGATGTTGCCGCCGAGCTCGCCCGAGGGCTGAGCGAGGCACTCACTGCGGCGGTGGACGACGCTGTTGCGGTGGGACTTCCGGCCGAACAGGTGACGACCGAGTTGGCCACGGCCGGGAGTTGGCGCGAAGCCCTCGACGAACTGCACTGGCAGGACGGCGAAGTACTGACCATCGGATCGTCCGGACCGTTGGGGCCCATCGCTCGGGTGTTCCTCGGTTCGCGGGCAACGAAGATCATTCGTCACTCACCGGTACCGATCCTGGTGCTGCCGCGTCGGTGA